GATCCGCGACGAAGGAGCGAGCACCATGGGCGAGATCGTGATGACCACCGTGACCATTGGCGGCCCCCTACGGGGCCGGGATGCCGTCGCAGCGCTGGTCGAGGCGGCAGAGGCGTACTTCGCCGAGGCCGAAAGCCTCGTGCGCGACGCCATCGCCGACGGCACGAGCGTGACCTTCGAGGGCGAACAGAATTTCGGGCTGACCCCGAGCCTCGACGCGTTCTGTCGGGAGTACGGGCTGTCCTACCACCGAGCCTGGATCGCACGGCCCGGCGTGTTCGAGGCGGGCGTGAAGCACTGGAAGCCGGGCATGGCGAGCCCGGTGGAGGAAGCGGCCGACGAGGGCGGCGACCCGGTCATCACCCTGGCGGCGCTGAGAAACTGCAATGACGCCGGCGAGACCCTACCCGACATCCTGGCGCGGCTCGAGAAGGCTGAGGCTGCCGCCGTGCCGCCGCTGACCCTGGTCGAGGACGCCGACGCCTGGCAGGCCGCTGCCTGATCCTTTCCCGCTCCCGTCCCGAGGCCCCCTTCCGAGAGTCAGAGGGGGGCTTCGCCTTCGTGAGGGTTTTTAGGTCGGACAGAGAGCCGGCCGCCCGAGCCAGGGATGACGGACCATGACCAGCGCGAAGACCACCACGAAGGCCGCCGCCAAGATCACGCTGAGCGAGCCGACCGCGATCCCGTTCGACAAGCTCGTCTTGAGCCAGGCGAACGTGCGCCGGATCGCCAACGGGCAGAGCATCGAGGACCTGGCCGAGGACATCGCCCATCGCGGCCTGATGCAGAACCTGAACGTGCGCCCGATCCTCGACGAGGCCGGTCAGGAGACCGGCCGCTACGAGGTGCCCGCCGGCGGCCGGCGCTTCCGGGCGCTGGAGCACCTCGTGAAGACCCGCCGCATGGCCAAGGGCGTCAAGGTCCCGTGCCTGGTGCGCGCCCCCGACAGCGCGATCAGCGCCGAGGAGGACTCGCTGGCCGAGAACGCCCACCGCGAGGCCCTGCACCCGCTCGACCAGTTCCGAGCCTTCAAGACGCTCGCCGACGCCGGCATGCCGACCGCTGACATTGCGGCCCGGTTCTTCGTCTCGGAGAAGATCGTCGGCCAGCGGCTGCGGCTTGCCGCGATCAGCCCGGTGCTGCTCGACGCCTACGGTGCCGGCGAGATGACGCTGGAATGCCTGATGGCGTTCTCCGTCACCGAGGATGCCGAGCGGCAGGTTCGGGTCTGGGAGGCGTTGAGCAAGCGTGGCAGCTTGAGCAACTGGGGGATCCGGCAAGCCCTGACCGACCGCACGGTGAGCGTGGGCGATGCCCGCGCCCGCTACGTCGGCGAGGAGGCCTACGTGGCGGCGGGCGGCACGGTCCTGCGCGACCTGTTCGCGGAGCGCGGCGACGGGTGGTTCGAGGATGAGGCCCTGCTCAACCGGTTGGCCGAGGCGAAGCTGGCCGAGTTCAGCGCGCGCGTGGCCGCGGAGGGCTGGAAGTGGATCGAGGTGTCGCTGTCGCTGATGACGGGGCGCACCTACGGCCTGCGCAACCTGCCGACCCGCTCCGAGCTGAGCGAGGCCGAGCAGGAGGCGTTCGAGGCTGCGTTGGAGGAGCGCGAACAACTCGACAGCGACTACGGCTACAGCGACGAGGAGTGGCCCGCCGAGGCTGCGGATCGGATGGCGGCGCTGGAGGATGAGATCGCCGCGTTCGAGGCGCGCGCCGAGATCTACGACCCGGCCGACATCGCGATCGGCGGCGCCTTCGTCACGCTCGACTACCAGGGCCAGCCGACGGTGCGGCGTGGCTACGTCCGGCCGCAGGATGAGCCAGCGGAGGAACCGGGCGCCGACGAGACCGGGGTTGCTGGCGCGGCGGGTCCGGAGGCGGCCCGTGATCCGGCTGCGCCGTCCGTGGGCGGGGGCGAAGGTGTCGCGTCAGCCCCGGCGGTGATGCGGACGATCATCACCATCGGCGGCAGCTCGACCGCAGCCGGCCCGGTGGCAGAGCCGGAGGAAGCCGACCGCCCGCTCTCCGAGCAGCACCGGAGCGAGCTGACCAGCTATCGCACCATCGCCCTGCGCGAGGCGCTGGCCGACGATCCGGAGGCCGCCTTCATCGCCGTGGTCCACGCCATGGTGATCCGCGTCATCGTCAACGGCTACCGCACCGGCACCTGCCTCGAGGTGTCGACCACGTCGAGCCGGGTCGATCACACCGTCCAGGGCCTCGGCGCCTACCGGCCGGCGACCGCCCTCGATGCGAAGCGCGAGGCGTGGGCCAAGCGCCTGCCGGCCGACCACGGCGCGATCTGGGATTTCCTGGTCGGCCTGGATCCGGAGCAGCGCACCGAGCTGTTCGCGCTCTGCGCGGGCTTGAGCGTCAACGCGATGCACACGCCCCACGATCGGCGGCCCGAGGC
The genomic region above belongs to Methylorubrum extorquens and contains:
- a CDS encoding ParB/RepB/Spo0J family partition protein, with amino-acid sequence MTSAKTTTKAAAKITLSEPTAIPFDKLVLSQANVRRIANGQSIEDLAEDIAHRGLMQNLNVRPILDEAGQETGRYEVPAGGRRFRALEHLVKTRRMAKGVKVPCLVRAPDSAISAEEDSLAENAHREALHPLDQFRAFKTLADAGMPTADIAARFFVSEKIVGQRLRLAAISPVLLDAYGAGEMTLECLMAFSVTEDAERQVRVWEALSKRGSLSNWGIRQALTDRTVSVGDARARYVGEEAYVAAGGTVLRDLFAERGDGWFEDEALLNRLAEAKLAEFSARVAAEGWKWIEVSLSLMTGRTYGLRNLPTRSELSEAEQEAFEAALEEREQLDSDYGYSDEEWPAEAADRMAALEDEIAAFEARAEIYDPADIAIGGAFVTLDYQGQPTVRRGYVRPQDEPAEEPGADETGVAGAAGPEAARDPAAPSVGGGEGVASAPAVMRTIITIGGSSTAAGPVAEPEEADRPLSEQHRSELTSYRTIALREALADDPEAAFIAVVHAMVIRVIVNGYRTGTCLEVSTTSSRVDHTVQGLGAYRPATALDAKREAWAKRLPADHGAIWDFLVGLDPEQRTELFALCAGLSVNAMHTPHDRRPEALPHADRLAQLVGLDMTRDWTPTAANYFSRVTKGKILAAVREAKGEDTARLLDSLRKGDMAREAERLMAESGWLPELLRTPGLNADAVGEDRPALPEADAAVGEEIEAGAVDALPEFLAGDDGIGSDPEDRAYAIAAE